One Vallitalea pronyensis genomic region harbors:
- a CDS encoding 4Fe-4S dicluster domain-containing protein, translating to MKRIDERDTMFARMSYKKGSKAYEDYYRRHPNKKEIDDRIREKPHLCSEGTATFDEILSPIADANFAFLGGIRHLAEGPVNPNKVETDAKRITRVLKGLAEHYGACLVGVTKMKEEHYYSHRGRHEENYGDEVKVTHSYGIVFAVEMDKEMINRSPQVAEVIETSKAYVDVGIIGMQLAYYIRQLGYDARNHMDANYLVIAPHVAASAGLGQIGRNTLLITKKYGSRVRLGVVTTELSLDTDEPIDFGLEAFCLACGKCVRTCPGKAISSEDDSKKWYLEQEKCYNMWRSIGTDCGICISACPFSQSIDLKLIDGIKGNADNIQQLLKIHEDKYGIRPYIKEQPKWF from the coding sequence ATGAAGAGAATAGATGAACGGGATACCATGTTTGCCCGAATGAGCTATAAGAAAGGCTCCAAGGCTTATGAAGATTATTATAGACGACATCCTAATAAAAAAGAAATAGATGATAGGATACGTGAAAAACCTCATTTATGCAGTGAAGGCACGGCGACCTTTGATGAAATTTTATCACCCATTGCGGATGCTAATTTTGCATTCTTAGGGGGCATTCGTCACTTAGCAGAAGGGCCTGTTAATCCTAACAAGGTTGAAACAGATGCTAAGCGTATAACAAGGGTCTTAAAAGGATTAGCCGAGCATTATGGTGCTTGCCTCGTTGGTGTTACTAAGATGAAAGAAGAACACTACTACTCACATCGTGGAAGGCATGAGGAGAACTATGGGGATGAAGTGAAGGTGACACACTCCTATGGTATTGTTTTTGCTGTTGAAATGGATAAAGAAATGATTAATCGATCACCTCAAGTAGCGGAAGTGATTGAAACGTCTAAAGCTTATGTGGACGTAGGTATTATTGGTATGCAGCTGGCTTACTACATTAGGCAATTAGGTTATGATGCAAGGAATCATATGGACGCTAACTACTTGGTCATTGCACCACATGTAGCAGCCAGTGCTGGGCTTGGACAGATTGGTAGAAATACATTGTTAATAACGAAGAAGTATGGTTCTAGAGTACGCCTTGGCGTTGTGACGACGGAGCTGTCTCTTGATACGGATGAACCCATAGATTTTGGTTTGGAAGCTTTTTGTTTAGCTTGTGGAAAATGTGTAAGGACTTGCCCAGGGAAAGCCATATCCAGTGAAGATGATTCCAAGAAATGGTATTTGGAACAAGAAAAATGTTATAACATGTGGCGGAGTATCGGAACAGATTGTGGTATTTGCATCAGTGCCTGCCCTTTTAGTCAGAGCATAGACCTTAAGCTGATAGATGGTATAAAAGGTAATGCAGATAACATACAGCAGTTATTAAAAATACATGAAGATAAATATGGTATTCGACCTTATATAAAAGAACAACCTAAATGGTTTTAA
- a CDS encoding GntR family transcriptional regulator, translating to MEFDTNVPVYLQILTYLKEKIVKQEWKEGEKMPSVRELAKALKVNPNTVQRAYRQLESEGIIYSKRGMGSYITEDRDKLYQLKKEMAHDIVDDFAKRMMNIGLNKSEMLEIIKEYVKGV from the coding sequence TTGGAATTTGATACGAATGTACCTGTTTATTTACAGATCCTTACTTACCTGAAGGAAAAGATTGTCAAACAAGAGTGGAAAGAAGGGGAGAAAATGCCATCAGTCCGTGAATTGGCAAAAGCATTGAAAGTGAATCCCAATACAGTTCAAAGAGCTTATCGACAACTAGAGAGTGAAGGGATTATTTACTCCAAAAGAGGTATGGGGTCTTATATCACAGAGGATAGGGATAAATTGTATCAACTGAAAAAAGAAATGGCTCATGACATTGTAGATGATTTTGCTAAGAGAATGATGAATATTGGTCTAAACAAAAGTGAAATGCTAGAGATTATTAAAGAGTATGTGAAGGGAGTATAA
- a CDS encoding ABC transporter ATP-binding protein, protein MIEVKNLSKFYDKQTVLDNISLQVESGKIIGLLGSSGSGKTTLMGIIGGIIPFNKGEVHIEQYPPGKESKAIVSMLTERNALPKRMKVKDAVHFFKTMYQDFNEKKFHDIIKSTHMQLHMDKRVNQLSKGMQQLLRLALTLGRDAKYYLLDEPLGGVDVFIKEQVMNILFGYVDEEATILLSTHLIPDIEMLIEQVIFMDKGAIVGVHACEDLRAEKGQSIKQAFKEAIRWGD, encoded by the coding sequence ATGATAGAAGTAAAAAATCTTTCCAAATTCTATGATAAGCAAACGGTATTGGACAATATCAGTCTTCAGGTTGAATCGGGAAAGATTATAGGGCTTTTAGGTTCCAGTGGTAGTGGAAAAACCACGTTAATGGGTATTATAGGAGGCATTATTCCTTTTAATAAAGGTGAAGTACATATTGAACAGTATCCACCAGGTAAGGAAAGTAAAGCTATCGTGTCCATGTTAACGGAAAGAAATGCACTACCCAAGAGAATGAAGGTTAAAGATGCAGTGCATTTTTTTAAAACCATGTATCAAGACTTTAATGAAAAAAAGTTTCATGACATTATTAAAAGTACCCATATGCAATTACATATGGACAAGCGTGTTAATCAATTGTCAAAAGGTATGCAGCAACTTCTAAGATTGGCTTTAACATTAGGAAGAGATGCGAAATATTATTTACTGGATGAACCTTTAGGGGGCGTTGATGTTTTTATTAAAGAACAAGTCATGAATATCCTATTTGGTTATGTGGATGAAGAGGCTACTATATTATTATCCACTCACCTTATACCAGATATAGAAATGCTTATTGAACAAGTTATTTTCATGGATAAGGGTGCTATCGTAGGTGTCCATGCATGCGAAGACCTGCGAGCTGAGAAAGGGCAGTCCATAAAACAAGCGTTTAAGGAGGCTATTCGATGGGGAGATTAA
- the deoD gene encoding purine-nucleoside phosphorylase has product MSIPTPHIECNDSNIIAKTVLMPGDPLRAKFIADTYLEDVVQFNHVRNMFGFTGTYKGKRISVMGSGMGMPSIGIYSFELYKFYGVENIIRIGSCGAYTNDLKLYDVILVDEAWSQSTYAKVQNGYDKDVIEANPEINDRIAKHAEELNIPIVRGRIHSSDVFYADDPNSYKSYRDNHGCIAAEMESFALFANAKVLGKKAACLLTVSDSIVTHEETTSEERQNAFTKMMEIALEFAE; this is encoded by the coding sequence ATGAGTATACCAACGCCTCACATTGAGTGTAACGACAGTAACATCATTGCTAAAACAGTTTTAATGCCAGGTGATCCATTACGAGCTAAGTTTATTGCGGATACTTATTTAGAAGATGTGGTTCAGTTTAACCATGTGCGTAATATGTTTGGTTTCACGGGTACTTACAAAGGAAAGCGAATTTCTGTAATGGGTTCAGGAATGGGTATGCCAAGTATCGGTATCTATTCTTTCGAACTTTATAAATTCTATGGCGTAGAGAACATCATTCGTATCGGTTCATGTGGTGCTTACACGAACGATTTAAAATTATATGATGTTATTTTAGTAGACGAAGCTTGGTCACAATCAACCTATGCCAAAGTACAGAATGGGTATGACAAAGATGTCATTGAAGCAAATCCAGAAATAAACGACCGTATTGCTAAGCATGCAGAAGAATTGAACATCCCTATTGTTCGTGGACGTATCCATTCTTCCGATGTATTCTATGCTGATGATCCTAATAGCTACAAATCCTATAGAGATAATCATGGTTGTATTGCTGCTGAAATGGAATCTTTTGCACTGTTTGCTAATGCTAAAGTGTTAGGTAAGAAAGCAGCCTGTTTATTAACTGTTTCTGATTCTATTGTGACCCATGAAGAAACAACCAGTGAAGAACGACAAAATGCATTTACAAAAATGATGGAAATTGCTCTTGAGTTTGCAGAGTAA
- a CDS encoding NifB/NifX family molybdenum-iron cluster-binding protein codes for MKICISSTMDKEGAIADKRFGRCPYYAIYDQATKDYHFIENEGLAEAHGAGLKAAQTMVDQGVQVVITGNVGPNALRVLDAGHIKTFAMKGNKVEDQIKYYQAGELKEITTPGAPHGGKGRNGFGHQR; via the coding sequence ATGAAGATATGTATTTCAAGTACAATGGATAAAGAAGGAGCCATAGCAGATAAACGATTCGGAAGGTGCCCTTATTATGCCATTTATGACCAAGCAACAAAAGACTATCATTTTATTGAAAATGAAGGATTGGCAGAAGCACATGGTGCGGGTTTAAAGGCAGCACAAACCATGGTTGACCAAGGGGTTCAAGTGGTTATTACAGGCAATGTGGGACCGAATGCTTTGCGTGTTTTAGATGCTGGTCATATAAAAACCTTCGCCATGAAGGGAAATAAGGTTGAAGACCAGATAAAGTATTATCAAGCAGGTGAACTAAAAGAAATAACAACGCCAGGAGCGCCCCATGGCGGCAAGGGTAGAAATGGATTTGGGCATCAAAGATAG
- a CDS encoding nucleotide-binding protein has translation MKIAVISGKGGTGKTTVATNLATVMKATYVDCDVEEPNGFIFLKPDIKESLDVTIPVPTIDTDKCNHCKACVDICQFNALIHVDKVMVFEKLCHGCGACQAVCPTLAITEEERPIGRIQIGTYGEEGMACLSGTLNLTEPMAGPIISQLKGRLGQETSLIDCSPGTSCNVVKGLLDATYAILVTEPTAFGLHDLLLAIDLVEQMSIPFGIVINRVHESHNQVSLYCKSKGYTLLGEIPYDRQIATLYSNGELLVRQSQYKAMFHEIADGVKEAMACSSSL, from the coding sequence ATGAAGATAGCAGTCATAAGTGGAAAAGGTGGTACAGGAAAAACAACAGTAGCCACTAATCTGGCTACTGTCATGAAAGCAACTTACGTGGATTGTGACGTAGAAGAACCTAATGGCTTTATCTTTTTAAAGCCAGATATTAAGGAAAGCTTAGATGTCACCATACCAGTGCCGACCATTGATACAGACAAATGTAACCATTGTAAAGCTTGTGTAGATATCTGCCAGTTTAACGCCTTAATCCATGTGGATAAGGTGATGGTTTTTGAAAAACTGTGTCACGGTTGTGGTGCTTGCCAAGCTGTCTGTCCTACATTGGCTATTACAGAAGAAGAACGTCCCATAGGTAGGATTCAGATAGGTACTTATGGTGAGGAAGGTATGGCATGTCTTAGTGGTACACTTAATCTGACAGAGCCCATGGCAGGTCCTATTATTAGCCAGCTAAAAGGTAGATTAGGTCAAGAAACAAGCCTGATTGATTGTTCACCAGGCACATCATGTAATGTGGTGAAAGGCTTATTGGATGCCACATATGCCATTCTTGTAACAGAACCAACGGCTTTTGGATTGCATGACCTTCTATTAGCCATTGATTTGGTGGAGCAGATGAGCATACCTTTTGGTATCGTTATCAATCGGGTGCATGAATCACACAATCAAGTGTCTTTATACTGTAAAAGCAAGGGCTATACATTATTAGGTGAAATACCTTATGATAGACAGATTGCAACATTGTATTCCAATGGGGAGTTATTAGTGCGACAGTCTCAATATAAAGCCATGTTTCATGAGATTGCTGACGGTGTAAAGGAGGCGATGGCATGCAGCTCGTCATTATAA
- a CDS encoding ATP-binding protein: MQLVIISGKGGTGKTTIAASFAYLSQDSIKCDCDVDASNLHIVLGGEDIEREPYIGAKAASIMPDKCIQCGACERMCRYDAIHDFKINPLKCEGCAACTVVCPANAIELKDEVTGDTLVTQTTRGILSRAHMIPGAEGSGKLVTDVRKKAKKYGTDEDLYLLDGTPGVGCAVMASITGCQGALIVVEPTQSGLSDFKRVLSVVHHFKVHPYICINKYDINERITKEIEAFCQEASIEVIGKIPFDTWVDTSINGLKPIVLYEESAAGHAIRDMWHDLQHKIG; this comes from the coding sequence ATGCAGCTCGTCATTATAAGCGGTAAGGGTGGGACAGGAAAAACCACCATTGCAGCCTCTTTTGCTTACTTAAGCCAAGATAGTATTAAGTGCGATTGTGATGTGGATGCTTCTAATCTACATATTGTTTTAGGGGGAGAGGATATAGAAAGAGAACCTTATATTGGTGCAAAAGCTGCTTCTATCATGCCAGACAAGTGCATACAATGTGGAGCGTGTGAGCGTATGTGCCGTTATGATGCCATCCACGATTTTAAGATTAACCCACTTAAATGTGAAGGATGTGCAGCATGTACAGTGGTTTGTCCAGCTAATGCTATTGAACTAAAGGATGAAGTAACTGGCGATACCCTTGTGACACAGACGACCCGAGGCATATTATCAAGAGCCCATATGATACCAGGAGCAGAAGGTTCAGGAAAGCTCGTAACAGATGTAAGAAAAAAAGCAAAAAAATATGGTACAGATGAGGACCTTTATCTGTTAGATGGGACACCAGGTGTTGGTTGTGCTGTCATGGCATCTATTACAGGATGCCAAGGAGCACTTATCGTTGTGGAACCCACACAATCAGGACTTAGTGATTTCAAAAGGGTATTATCTGTGGTCCATCACTTTAAGGTGCACCCTTATATATGCATCAATAAATACGATATAAATGAGAGGATAACCAAAGAAATCGAAGCATTTTGTCAAGAAGCATCCATAGAGGTGATTGGTAAAATACCATTTGACACGTGGGTTGATACATCTATCAATGGGTTAAAGCCCATTGTCTTATATGAAGAAAGTGCAGCCGGGCATGCTATAAGAGACATGTGGCATGACCTTCAACATAAGATTGGATAA
- a CDS encoding NifB/NifX family molybdenum-iron cluster-binding protein, with product MKVAVAKDGTQVSGHFGHCEGFQVYNINDKEVLGSAFVPNPGHRPGFLPVFLADQNVNVIVSGGMGATAQELFNQNKIQVVVGATGSIDEVVQRYINGQLKSTGSVCEEHAHHDSCGE from the coding sequence ATGAAAGTAGCTGTTGCTAAAGACGGTACACAAGTATCAGGACATTTTGGACATTGTGAAGGGTTTCAAGTGTATAACATCAATGATAAAGAGGTGCTAGGAAGTGCATTTGTTCCTAATCCAGGTCATCGACCAGGTTTTTTGCCTGTATTCCTAGCTGACCAAAATGTGAATGTTATTGTTTCAGGTGGTATGGGAGCCACGGCTCAAGAATTATTTAATCAGAATAAGATTCAAGTTGTTGTAGGTGCAACAGGTTCCATTGATGAGGTGGTTCAGCGATATATAAATGGACAATTAAAATCCACAGGAAGTGTTTGTGAGGAGCATGCTCACCATGATAGTTGTGGTGAATAA
- a CDS encoding Fur family transcriptional regulator has protein sequence MDNKMMKLEKICEDNNVRLTTRRRAVLELFLKHEDHLRAEDIHNLLKHTGIGYATVYRTLEILERIGIIQEVMIDQVKYYELRMFSEKCLHVHFKCETCKEVFDCQDVKLGLDIIDLRDYTEKTYGVKVHDLAIVMVGQCEKCQL, from the coding sequence ATGGATAATAAAATGATGAAACTGGAAAAAATCTGTGAAGACAATAATGTGCGTTTAACAACAAGGCGACGTGCTGTTCTGGAATTGTTCCTCAAGCATGAAGACCATTTACGCGCTGAAGATATCCATAACCTTTTAAAACACACTGGCATTGGTTATGCTACCGTCTATCGTACCCTTGAGATTCTAGAACGTATCGGTATCATACAAGAAGTCATGATTGATCAAGTGAAATACTACGAATTACGTATGTTCAGTGAAAAATGTTTACATGTACATTTTAAATGTGAAACATGTAAAGAGGTATTCGACTGTCAAGATGTTAAGTTAGGATTGGATATTATTGATCTTCGAGATTACACAGAAAAAACGTATGGTGTTAAAGTCCATGATCTGGCTATTGTGATGGTAGGTCAATGTGAAAAATGCCAACTGTAA
- a CDS encoding YfgJ family double zinc ribbon protein, with product MTYYCPSCKGELSEETGCGSVSYFCNHCKKLISRQSILKKEQVDEQKDDKR from the coding sequence ATGACATATTATTGCCCATCTTGCAAAGGTGAATTATCTGAAGAGACAGGATGCGGTTCGGTCAGCTATTTTTGTAACCATTGTAAGAAACTTATATCAAGACAAAGTATCCTAAAGAAAGAGCAAGTAGATGAACAGAAAGATGATAAACGTTAA
- a CDS encoding DUF3783 domain-containing protein: protein MSFEQINKQDTHRPEGRPCLMIYGYDTTEIKQITAFANGMGIEDCVLVTDTMLGNKIEDILNNQLIPTPYKTGVKPKSIILNALSNGEVHTFISDFKKLELKKPLFAVVTPTSKKWQFGELLKELVREKMSMSKH from the coding sequence ATGTCATTTGAGCAGATTAATAAACAAGATACCCATCGACCTGAAGGTAGACCTTGCCTTATGATTTATGGGTATGATACGACAGAAATCAAACAAATTACAGCATTTGCTAATGGTATGGGCATAGAGGACTGTGTTCTTGTAACAGATACCATGTTAGGTAATAAAATTGAAGATATTCTTAATAACCAGCTTATACCTACACCATACAAAACAGGTGTTAAACCAAAGTCCATTATCTTGAATGCACTTTCTAATGGTGAAGTGCATACATTTATTAGTGATTTTAAGAAATTAGAATTAAAAAAACCACTTTTTGCAGTCGTAACACCTACGTCTAAAAAGTGGCAGTTTGGAGAATTGCTTAAGGAACTTGTACGTGAGAAAATGAGTATGAGTAAGCATTAA
- a CDS encoding methyl-accepting chemotaxis protein — MTKQRDFRMKQSFWKTALILSLSVIGTMLIMYFVTDILIRGILVVVLLGAALFILKLMSKGNGTYVTEDTEVLTEVTETDDLQERLKQIAVSAEGIIKDGYTKQLPVIANDDIGKIAEAFNYLLDHIKGFVKELDDLSEESSDTSRNLADITERTSCVMEEVTATLEELTSNTVQLNGSIEGIADGAKEVENLTSLGIASLQELDHKMTHIVQEADQATLSIQELNKASEKMKGIIDVISGIAKQTNLLALNAAIEAARAGEMGKGFAVVADEVRILAGNTQESLENISDLISSFSYETSKTVQLIDSNNKDIVEGGAILKETSNTFNVIAENISHMVEGINKSVSASSQIASGSQEIASATGVQTNAMSEIADMSQKLSNMSTQLKSTLADTQIGGADIQFDLAGYDQNLSLISPSQKTDLKQSIGVDQKFVIGMIARLEPIKGYEFFIRGMKALLNQYSNAICIIVGDGSLEQSLKEQVRRENLGDSIKFLGYRKDIQKLLSIMDVVVLTSQKEGMPPQILVEAMASSKPVVATNVKGNKILVKHNKTGLLVDYNDTMSLSKSIEMFIQDPNKGVDYGQAGRKRLEDLMG, encoded by the coding sequence ATGACAAAACAAAGGGATTTTCGAATGAAACAAAGTTTTTGGAAGACTGCACTCATATTAAGTTTAAGTGTTATTGGTACAATGCTTATTATGTATTTTGTTACCGATATCTTAATCAGAGGCATTCTTGTAGTGGTTCTATTAGGTGCAGCACTATTCATACTCAAGTTAATGAGTAAGGGTAATGGTACATATGTAACGGAAGACACAGAGGTACTTACAGAAGTGACAGAAACAGATGACTTACAAGAGCGACTCAAACAAATAGCTGTATCGGCAGAAGGTATTATAAAAGATGGTTACACCAAACAGCTACCTGTTATCGCCAACGATGATATCGGAAAAATTGCAGAAGCTTTTAATTATTTATTGGACCACATAAAAGGTTTTGTAAAAGAGCTAGATGATCTATCAGAAGAATCATCCGATACAAGTCGTAATCTCGCAGATATAACAGAGCGTACCTCTTGTGTCATGGAAGAAGTCACAGCAACACTAGAAGAATTAACATCGAATACGGTTCAGTTAAATGGCAGCATAGAAGGTATTGCAGATGGGGCAAAAGAGGTTGAGAATTTAACCAGCTTAGGCATAGCTTCTTTACAAGAATTAGACCATAAGATGACACATATTGTCCAAGAAGCTGATCAAGCAACCTTAAGTATTCAAGAGTTAAATAAAGCGTCTGAGAAGATGAAAGGTATTATCGACGTCATATCAGGTATAGCCAAGCAAACCAATCTATTAGCACTCAATGCGGCCATTGAAGCGGCACGAGCAGGTGAGATGGGAAAAGGTTTTGCCGTTGTAGCAGATGAAGTTAGAATCTTAGCAGGTAATACACAAGAATCTCTAGAAAACATCAGTGATTTAATCAGTAGTTTTTCTTATGAAACATCCAAAACCGTTCAATTAATAGACTCCAATAATAAAGACATTGTAGAAGGTGGCGCTATCCTAAAAGAGACCTCCAATACATTTAATGTGATTGCAGAAAATATATCGCATATGGTAGAAGGCATTAATAAATCCGTATCTGCCAGTTCACAGATAGCTAGCGGTAGTCAGGAAATAGCTTCTGCAACAGGCGTACAAACGAACGCTATGTCAGAAATAGCAGATATGTCTCAGAAATTATCAAACATGTCAACGCAGTTAAAATCTACTTTAGCAGATACACAAATAGGTGGGGCAGATATACAATTTGATTTGGCTGGTTATGATCAAAACCTATCCTTAATATCACCCAGTCAGAAAACAGATTTAAAACAGTCCATTGGTGTTGATCAGAAGTTTGTCATTGGTATGATTGCACGACTAGAACCCATAAAAGGCTATGAGTTCTTTATCCGAGGTATGAAAGCGTTGCTGAACCAATATAGCAATGCCATATGTATCATTGTTGGTGATGGTTCTCTTGAGCAATCATTAAAAGAACAAGTGAGACGTGAAAATCTTGGAGACAGCATTAAATTTTTAGGCTATCGAAAAGACATACAAAAGCTATTATCCATCATGGATGTGGTTGTCTTAACATCACAAAAAGAAGGGATGCCTCCACAAATTTTAGTAGAAGCCATGGCTTCAAGTAAACCAGTAGTAGCGACGAATGTAAAAGGCAATAAAATATTAGTTAAGCATAATAAAACTGGGCTTCTTGTGGATTATAATGATACAATGTCCCTATCCAAGTCCATTGAAATGTTCATCCAAGATCCTAATAAAGGCGTGGACTATGGACAAGCGGGAAGAAAACGATTGGAAGATTTAATGGGTTAA
- a CDS encoding flavodoxin family protein, which produces MKVVAFNGSPRKNGNTYTLLQVVLQSLEQQGFETELIQVGDRNIHGCIACGVCRKQANNRCVFEDDVVNEAIGKMVEADGILLGSPVYFGTLAAQMKAFIDRVGFVTRPERLLKRKVCAAVVAQRRDGAISAFNSINNMFTISEAIVVGANYWNVGLGKGEGDVSNDQEGIDNMKNLADNMAWLLKKIN; this is translated from the coding sequence ATGAAAGTAGTAGCTTTTAATGGTAGTCCAAGGAAGAATGGGAATACATATACCTTATTGCAGGTCGTTTTACAGTCATTAGAACAGCAGGGGTTTGAAACGGAGCTTATCCAAGTTGGTGACAGAAATATACATGGGTGTATCGCTTGTGGTGTCTGTCGTAAACAAGCTAACAACCGTTGTGTGTTTGAAGACGATGTGGTTAATGAAGCTATTGGTAAGATGGTGGAAGCAGATGGCATTCTATTAGGTTCGCCTGTTTATTTTGGTACATTAGCTGCGCAGATGAAGGCATTTATTGATCGTGTGGGCTTTGTAACCAGACCCGAACGCCTTTTAAAAAGAAAAGTATGTGCGGCTGTTGTTGCTCAACGTAGAGATGGTGCCATATCAGCATTTAACTCCATAAACAATATGTTTACCATATCTGAAGCCATTGTCGTTGGAGCAAATTATTGGAATGTAGGGCTTGGTAAAGGCGAAGGTGATGTGAGCAATGACCAGGAAGGTATTGATAATATGAAGAACCTAGCTGATAATATGGCATGGCTGTTGAAAAAAATTAATTAA
- a CDS encoding sugar phosphate isomerase/epimerase, with amino-acid sequence MKRLMIGQYGHFDKNKQGRDYRDYFFGVEVCMMEKEEDIVALVREAQHQQFQIGVHFPLRKARELRDPLVLAINQDVKDKAYACIEDEIAYIHEKMKPSYILFHYPKPVIISKAVDWRHWRFGDEREFVEEAAYDYETFLSDSERFLEYLTQQATIYGFTPILELDGLNAYMVHREGFIKLLDKYSVVKICLDISRLHLQACMDQAFNPFETVVKYAPYTELVHLSNGRLEDNHTNNHYPALPELSSDKGWADIEHYLSTMNHYNKQYKLLFEHRSDRITDEQLEACYTWVNRLINT; translated from the coding sequence ATGAAACGATTGATGATTGGGCAGTATGGACATTTTGATAAAAATAAACAAGGAAGAGATTATCGGGATTACTTTTTTGGTGTTGAGGTCTGTATGATGGAAAAAGAGGAAGATATTGTTGCATTGGTTAGAGAGGCACAACATCAGCAATTTCAGATAGGGGTTCATTTTCCATTGCGAAAAGCAAGGGAATTGAGAGATCCTTTGGTTCTAGCCATAAATCAAGATGTTAAAGATAAAGCATATGCTTGTATTGAGGATGAAATTGCTTACATCCATGAAAAGATGAAACCATCCTATATATTGTTTCATTATCCCAAACCTGTGATAATTAGTAAGGCAGTTGATTGGCGTCATTGGCGATTTGGTGATGAAAGGGAATTTGTTGAAGAAGCAGCATATGACTATGAAACATTTCTATCCGATAGCGAAAGGTTTCTTGAATATTTAACTCAGCAAGCAACCATTTATGGTTTTACACCTATTTTGGAATTAGACGGTCTCAATGCATATATGGTTCATCGCGAAGGCTTTATCAAGCTACTGGATAAATACTCTGTTGTAAAGATATGCTTGGATATTTCCAGATTACATTTACAAGCATGTATGGACCAAGCATTTAACCCCTTTGAAACCGTTGTAAAGTATGCACCCTATACGGAGCTTGTTCATTTATCTAACGGACGTTTAGAGGATAATCACACCAATAACCATTATCCTGCTTTGCCGGAATTATCAAGTGATAAGGGGTGGGCAGATATTGAACACTATCTATCTACAATGAATCATTACAATAAGCAGTATAAGTTGCTTTTTGAACACCGTTCTGACCGTATTACAGATGAGCAGTTAGAAGCTTGTTACACGTGGGTTAACAGGTTAATTAACACTTAG
- the fsa gene encoding fructose-6-phosphate aldolase codes for MKIFIDTANVNEIREASEMGIICGVTTNPSLIAREGRNFKEVVSEITEIVDGPISAEVISLESEGMVNEARDLAKIHDNIVIKIPMTVEGLKAVKILSQEGIDTNVTLVFSAAQALLAARAGATYVSPFIGRLDDIGAGGMPVVEDIAEIFAIHDIETEIIAASIRGPIHVSEAALAGAHIATIPFKVLMQLTKHPLTDRGIERFLKDWESVPK; via the coding sequence ATGAAAATATTTATTGATACAGCAAATGTAAATGAAATTCGTGAAGCCAGTGAAATGGGTATCATTTGTGGTGTAACAACCAATCCTTCACTTATTGCTAGAGAAGGTAGAAATTTTAAAGAAGTGGTATCCGAGATTACAGAAATTGTCGATGGACCTATCAGTGCAGAAGTGATCAGCTTAGAATCTGAGGGTATGGTGAATGAAGCAAGGGATCTTGCAAAGATTCATGATAACATCGTCATTAAGATTCCCATGACAGTGGAAGGGTTAAAAGCAGTAAAGATTCTAAGCCAAGAAGGTATAGACACCAATGTGACGTTAGTATTCTCAGCAGCTCAAGCATTATTGGCGGCTAGAGCAGGTGCAACTTATGTGAGCCCATTTATTGGAAGACTTGATGATATTGGTGCTGGTGGAATGCCTGTTGTGGAAGATATAGCTGAAATCTTTGCTATACATGACATAGAGACGGAAATTATAGCAGCAAGTATCAGAGGTCCTATCCATGTATCCGAAGCAGCTCTTGCTGGAGCCCATATAGCCACAATTCCTTTTAAAGTTCTTATGCAATTAACAAAGCATCCTCTTACGGATCGTGGTATTGAACGTTTTTTGAAAGACTGGGAAAGCGTTCCTAAGTAA